The proteins below are encoded in one region of Fervidicoccaceae archaeon:
- a CDS encoding valine--tRNA ligase, with the protein MTTKFEPRIGEKRWDHSTEETKLLELWEREAPGAFRRDQIRKKPTIAIDVPPPYASGKWHVGGAAHYVHHDILIRYLRMRGYNVLAPFYADRNGLPVEVYIERTRGINPHELASTREGREKFLELCKEQLDKTERELVKIWKKLGCSFEYWQEGTDSSLYRRLTQQTFIELWKRGLIYLAEKPVSWCPRCRTSLSEAEIEYREEQGRLYFLNFELLRGGKVTVATTRPELLAACRALIYNPNDLRYSGLRGEKARVPLYDHLVSIFEHPYASPTIGTGLMMVCSYGDQADVRLFRELGLEPVALIREDGTLSERAGRLAGLSVVEARRKIVEILEEIGALQRAEDYKHTIPTCWRCGTRVEYIQRREYFLRQLDFKEDLLKIVENIKFFPEFHKRKLIDWINSLSMDWPISRDRYYATEIPAWKCSRCNEILVPEKLDEYCRPWRDPPPWEFCPKCGAPREELVGEKKVFDTWFDSSISCLYVTGYQRDLELYEAVKDSTVRVQGYDIIRTWLYFSLLRVYLLTGRPAFSYVRITGMGLDERGEAMHKSKGNVINPEPVLEEYGADAFRFWAAISTKIGYDYRFSPQQLRAGKLFVTKLWNIARFISSFPEPAAEARSTLVDLDRALLSKLNSVARAYVKYFDEELDHFEATLVTYNFVWNVFASHYLEAVKDRAYNRTGDWSTSEQLSAWATLHETLRGILKLLAPIMPFITDAIWRRLYGPKSIHEETLDLPRPEWDSWDSRLLDLLVTINGEVWRYKRKRGLTPRQPVADVLFYVPSEAEPLVKHLEKLHAAKFEVGEPPLYAEKLGTVSVVELRQR; encoded by the coding sequence TTGACGACGAAATTCGAACCAAGGATCGGCGAGAAGCGCTGGGACCACTCAACTGAGGAGACAAAGCTTTTGGAACTTTGGGAGCGAGAAGCTCCCGGAGCTTTTAGGCGAGACCAGATCCGAAAGAAGCCAACGATAGCTATCGACGTGCCTCCTCCCTACGCGAGTGGTAAATGGCATGTGGGAGGGGCAGCACATTACGTTCACCACGACATACTGATCAGGTACCTCAGAATGAGAGGCTATAACGTATTGGCTCCCTTCTACGCCGATCGCAACGGCCTGCCTGTAGAAGTTTACATAGAGAGGACGCGCGGGATAAACCCGCACGAGCTCGCGTCGACGCGAGAGGGAAGAGAGAAATTCCTCGAACTCTGTAAAGAGCAGCTTGACAAGACAGAGAGAGAGCTCGTTAAAATTTGGAAGAAGTTGGGTTGTAGCTTCGAGTATTGGCAGGAAGGCACCGATAGCTCTCTCTACCGGAGACTGACTCAACAAACATTCATTGAGCTTTGGAAGAGAGGACTAATCTACCTAGCCGAGAAGCCCGTGAGCTGGTGCCCCCGCTGCAGGACCTCCCTGAGCGAGGCCGAGATAGAGTACAGGGAAGAGCAAGGTCGCTTATACTTCTTGAACTTTGAGCTGCTCAGAGGCGGGAAGGTCACGGTAGCTACCACGAGACCGGAGCTGCTCGCTGCGTGTCGAGCTTTGATCTACAACCCAAATGACTTAAGGTACTCCGGGCTCCGAGGAGAGAAAGCTCGGGTCCCGCTCTACGACCATCTGGTCTCAATTTTCGAGCATCCATACGCTTCGCCTACCATTGGTACGGGCCTAATGATGGTATGCAGCTACGGAGATCAAGCCGACGTCAGGCTATTCCGCGAGCTTGGGCTAGAGCCCGTGGCCCTTATCAGAGAGGATGGAACGCTCAGCGAGCGAGCAGGCCGACTGGCCGGCTTGTCGGTGGTTGAGGCTAGGAGGAAAATAGTCGAAATACTCGAAGAGATCGGGGCGTTACAGAGAGCTGAAGATTATAAGCACACGATCCCTACCTGTTGGAGATGTGGCACGCGCGTAGAATACATACAGAGAAGAGAGTACTTCCTCCGACAGCTCGACTTTAAAGAAGATCTCTTGAAAATAGTAGAAAATATTAAATTCTTTCCTGAATTTCATAAGAGAAAATTGATAGATTGGATAAATTCGCTGAGCATGGATTGGCCTATATCGAGAGACAGATACTACGCTACCGAGATCCCAGCGTGGAAGTGCTCTAGATGTAACGAGATCTTGGTCCCCGAGAAGCTGGATGAATATTGTAGACCGTGGAGAGACCCGCCCCCATGGGAGTTCTGCCCCAAGTGCGGAGCTCCTAGGGAGGAGCTCGTGGGAGAGAAAAAAGTCTTCGACACGTGGTTCGATTCTAGCATCTCCTGCCTCTACGTGACGGGCTACCAACGCGACTTAGAACTCTACGAGGCCGTGAAGGACTCCACGGTCAGAGTACAGGGCTACGACATCATTAGGACGTGGCTTTACTTCAGCTTGCTCCGAGTGTACCTCCTCACAGGTCGTCCTGCGTTCTCTTACGTGAGAATAACAGGCATGGGCCTCGATGAGCGAGGCGAGGCGATGCACAAGTCCAAGGGCAACGTCATTAACCCAGAGCCTGTCCTAGAGGAATATGGCGCCGATGCCTTTAGATTCTGGGCGGCGATCTCGACCAAGATCGGCTACGACTACAGATTCTCGCCTCAACAGTTGAGAGCGGGGAAGCTATTCGTGACGAAGCTCTGGAACATAGCGCGCTTCATATCATCGTTCCCGGAGCCGGCGGCCGAGGCTCGCTCGACGTTGGTGGACCTGGACCGAGCTCTGTTGAGCAAGCTCAACTCCGTCGCCAGAGCCTACGTCAAGTACTTCGATGAGGAGCTTGACCACTTCGAGGCGACGCTCGTAACGTACAACTTCGTCTGGAACGTGTTTGCAAGCCATTACTTGGAGGCCGTCAAAGACAGAGCATACAACAGAACGGGCGATTGGTCTACGAGCGAGCAGCTGTCGGCTTGGGCAACCTTGCACGAGACCCTGCGAGGGATCCTAAAGCTCCTAGCTCCGATAATGCCGTTCATCACTGATGCCATATGGAGGAGGCTCTACGGGCCGAAGAGCATACACGAGGAGACGCTGGATCTCCCGAGGCCCGAGTGGGACTCTTGGGACTCGCGCTTGTTAGATCTACTCGTTACGATAAATGGAGAGGTCTGGAGATACAAGAGGAAGAGAGGTCTGACGCCGAGACAGCCCGTCGCCGATGTGCTGTTCTACGTGCCCTCGGAGGCAGAGCCCCTCGTGAAGCACCTCGAGAAGTTACACGCGGCAAAGTTCGAGGTCGGAGAACCTCCGCTCTACGCAGAGAAACTCGGAACGGTCTCTGTTGTTGAGCTCCGCCAGAGGTGA
- a CDS encoding cysteine desulfurase: MIDLELDVESIRRDFPILDQVIGGRKLVYLDNAATTHKPRQVVERVVEVYYKHYSNVHRGHHSLSEISTELYEEAHRAVARFIGARFWEEIVLTFNTTTAINAIAVPLLEKTSREGRKKVLLTQMEHHSNMLPWRRAAKLLGCEISYIPVKRSGLLDFEKALELLNDDVGVLAISHASNVTGVINDVRLLARRAHEYGIVVVVDGAQSAPHLKINVNDLEVDFFAFSGHKMLAPEGTGVLYGRRELLEELEPWFVGGGAVRRVTVDDVIYEDLPWRFEPGTPDVAGAAGLIEAVKYLERVGMERLHSHEAKLLRLAREILANDERVILYQPAEPEKHTGILAFNVRGINCHVVGKILNDFYGVAVRTGLHCAHPYHVAIGAPDGTVRASFYLYNTAEEIEYFAEAVREIARKYSK; the protein is encoded by the coding sequence GTGATCGATTTGGAACTAGATGTAGAAAGCATCAGGCGCGACTTCCCTATTCTCGATCAGGTCATTGGAGGTAGAAAGCTGGTTTACCTCGATAACGCTGCCACGACTCATAAACCGAGACAAGTTGTCGAGAGAGTCGTCGAAGTATACTACAAGCATTACTCCAATGTGCATAGAGGTCATCACAGCCTGAGCGAAATATCTACCGAGCTCTACGAAGAGGCCCACAGAGCGGTCGCGAGATTTATCGGGGCCCGCTTTTGGGAGGAAATAGTGCTGACCTTCAATACTACAACGGCCATAAACGCGATCGCTGTCCCTCTACTCGAAAAGACCTCTCGAGAGGGGAGGAAAAAAGTTCTACTCACGCAGATGGAACATCACAGCAACATGTTGCCCTGGAGAAGAGCCGCTAAGCTTCTCGGGTGCGAAATCTCCTATATCCCAGTCAAGAGGAGCGGGCTCTTGGACTTTGAGAAGGCTCTAGAGCTTCTGAACGACGACGTGGGGGTGCTCGCGATCTCTCATGCTAGTAACGTCACCGGCGTGATAAACGACGTGAGGCTCCTGGCTCGCCGAGCCCACGAGTATGGAATCGTGGTGGTAGTCGATGGGGCGCAATCAGCGCCACACCTCAAGATCAATGTTAACGACCTCGAAGTAGACTTCTTCGCCTTCAGTGGGCACAAAATGCTCGCTCCAGAGGGGACTGGCGTACTCTACGGGCGAAGAGAGCTGCTCGAGGAGCTCGAGCCGTGGTTCGTCGGAGGAGGAGCGGTCAGGAGGGTCACAGTGGACGACGTGATCTACGAGGACCTGCCGTGGAGATTCGAACCAGGCACCCCCGACGTGGCAGGCGCGGCCGGACTCATTGAGGCTGTGAAGTACCTAGAGAGAGTGGGCATGGAGCGCCTCCACTCGCACGAGGCGAAGCTCTTGAGGCTAGCGAGAGAAATTCTAGCCAACGACGAACGAGTGATACTTTACCAGCCTGCTGAACCGGAGAAGCACACGGGCATCTTAGCGTTCAACGTACGTGGTATAAACTGCCATGTTGTCGGCAAGATCCTTAATGACTTCTACGGCGTGGCCGTGAGAACCGGCTTACATTGTGCCCATCCATATCACGTAGCCATAGGCGCTCCCGATGGCACCGTGAGAGCCAGCTTCTACCTTTACAATACGGCTGAGGAGATCGAGTATTTCGCGGAAGCCGTGAGAGAAATAGCACGCAAGTACTCCAAATAG
- a CDS encoding tyrosine--tRNA ligase, with the protein MDVEETLRLIMRNTVEIVTLDELKSALETGKKLQGYLGYEPSGLFHIGWMIWALKVKDLIEAGVDFTLLEATWHAWINDKLGGNMELIREAAVYVRHALRALGIPTERLRFVDAEELVSDKSYWALLLRVAKNTTLKRAKRALTIMGRREDEAELDSSKIIYPFMQVTDIFYMDLDLALGGIDQRKAHMLARDLAEKMGRKKVIAIHTPLLTSLSGAGREEALKLPLDEQAVELKMSKSKPEGALLIHDGPDTIERKLRAAYCPPRQIELNPIIEINKYILFPQKGFRLLVERPEKYGGTVEFHEFDELARAYAEGRLHPADLKQATAAALAEVLSPVRKYFESVAEAREAALKIAAALGLRIDL; encoded by the coding sequence TTGGACGTAGAAGAGACGCTGAGATTAATCATGAGGAACACCGTCGAGATAGTCACATTGGACGAATTGAAGTCAGCTTTGGAGACAGGCAAGAAGCTGCAGGGGTACTTGGGATATGAGCCGAGCGGGCTATTCCATATCGGTTGGATGATATGGGCCCTCAAGGTTAAGGACCTAATCGAGGCAGGAGTAGATTTCACACTCTTGGAGGCTACGTGGCACGCGTGGATAAACGACAAGCTCGGGGGGAACATGGAGCTCATACGCGAGGCTGCAGTCTACGTGAGGCACGCTCTCAGGGCGCTCGGTATTCCGACGGAGAGGTTAAGATTCGTTGACGCAGAGGAGCTCGTCTCCGATAAGTCGTACTGGGCCCTCTTGTTGCGAGTTGCTAAGAATACTACTCTTAAGCGAGCCAAGAGAGCCCTCACTATAATGGGTAGACGCGAGGACGAGGCCGAGCTTGACTCCTCGAAAATAATCTATCCCTTTATGCAGGTGACCGACATATTCTACATGGACTTAGATTTGGCTCTCGGTGGGATAGACCAACGAAAAGCCCACATGTTAGCTAGAGATCTCGCCGAGAAGATGGGAAGGAAAAAGGTGATAGCGATCCACACGCCTCTTCTAACTTCTCTCAGCGGCGCTGGCAGGGAGGAAGCGCTCAAGCTCCCGCTCGACGAACAAGCGGTCGAACTTAAGATGAGTAAGTCGAAGCCGGAGGGGGCTCTGCTGATCCACGACGGCCCTGATACAATAGAGAGGAAGTTGAGAGCAGCATACTGTCCCCCTAGACAAATAGAATTGAATCCTATAATAGAGATAAATAAATATATTCTGTTCCCTCAGAAAGGATTCCGTCTCCTCGTGGAGAGGCCCGAGAAATATGGAGGGACCGTGGAGTTTCACGAATTCGATGAGTTGGCGAGAGCCTACGCCGAGGGCCGGCTTCACCCAGCCGATCTGAAACAAGCCACCGCGGCGGCTCTCGCCGAGGTATTGTCGCCGGTTAGAAAATACTTCGAGTCTGTGGCTGAAGCTCGCGAAGCGGCTCTCAAAATCGCGGCGGCACTGGGGCTGAGAATTGATTTGTGA
- the dnaG gene encoding DNA primase DnaG, with protein MKYLIRARIEIDGVVDKHDVIGALFGQTEGLLPELDLRELQEKGRVGRIQVDMNAEGGKVRGEIKVPCNLDRVEVALIAALLETIDKVGPYSARVQLIKILDLRLEKLKKALERAKEILRTWHFEEIPEMKELLRELQSSVKSAELVEFGPEKLPAGPALEKSDLIIIVEGRADVLNLLRCGYNNVVAVEGARGSVPDSLRELVKNKTVVAFVDGDHAGDLIARELISTLKVDFVTKAPQGKEVEELTCKEIARSLEKKIQAQQFLEGLEEKKAVKEVATTPTGPQQAAISIEIPQKVVEEAKGLAGTLESLIYGADWTLVKRVPVRDLHQELKASGEGTISAVIFDGIVTQRIIDVASEKKIPLIVGARIGSIEKRGEGITILTLQDLIAQ; from the coding sequence GTGAAGTACCTGATCCGGGCTCGTATAGAGATCGACGGAGTAGTGGATAAGCACGACGTGATAGGGGCGCTCTTCGGTCAAACCGAGGGTCTATTACCTGAGCTCGACCTACGAGAGCTCCAAGAGAAGGGTCGAGTGGGTAGGATACAAGTCGACATGAACGCTGAGGGAGGCAAAGTTAGGGGAGAAATAAAGGTTCCTTGTAATTTAGACAGAGTAGAGGTAGCATTAATAGCTGCTCTCTTAGAAACAATAGATAAAGTTGGACCATATTCTGCAAGAGTACAATTAATAAAAATATTAGATTTAAGATTGGAAAAATTGAAGAAAGCGCTAGAGAGAGCCAAAGAGATTCTCAGAACCTGGCACTTCGAGGAGATCCCCGAGATGAAAGAGTTGCTGAGAGAGCTCCAGAGCTCGGTGAAGTCGGCCGAGCTTGTAGAGTTTGGCCCTGAGAAGCTTCCAGCCGGCCCAGCTCTCGAGAAGAGTGATCTGATAATTATAGTCGAGGGACGCGCCGACGTCCTTAATCTGCTCAGGTGCGGCTACAACAACGTGGTAGCGGTCGAGGGAGCCAGAGGCTCCGTGCCAGATAGCTTGAGAGAGTTGGTGAAGAATAAGACCGTGGTGGCTTTCGTCGATGGAGACCACGCTGGAGACCTGATCGCGCGAGAGCTTATATCGACACTTAAGGTGGATTTTGTTACTAAGGCTCCTCAAGGCAAAGAAGTCGAGGAGCTAACATGTAAGGAGATAGCAAGATCTCTCGAGAAGAAAATCCAGGCGCAGCAGTTCTTAGAGGGCTTAGAGGAAAAGAAAGCAGTCAAGGAGGTCGCGACGACTCCGACAGGACCGCAGCAAGCGGCCATTTCTATAGAGATCCCACAGAAGGTGGTAGAAGAGGCAAAGGGGCTCGCCGGGACTCTGGAGAGCCTCATCTATGGGGCGGATTGGACTCTCGTGAAACGAGTCCCGGTCAGGGACCTACATCAGGAGCTCAAAGCGAGTGGAGAGGGCACAATTTCCGCGGTCATCTTTGACGGCATCGTGACTCAGAGAATAATCGACGTAGCCTCTGAGAAGAAGATCCCCCTAATAGTAGGCGCCAGAATCGGTAGCATAGAGAAGCGTGGGGAGGGCATAACTATACTAACACTACAAGACTTGATTGCTCAATAA
- the tmk gene encoding dTMP kinase, which produces MRETRATPRALYVAIEGIDGAGKTTVAVEVYNRLVLSGVRCALVSEPYTDIVTRVFELLGRLDPLTEAYLFAADRVALHRGPLKRLLESREVVLSDRSYVASLAYQVVRGVPEELVESLNTPCSIPDRVYLLDVPVDVALSRLASRPVDESRKRLPYLESPKTLEEVRKRYLELALRGIFEAIVIDATRPVEMVANEIATDIVKTLRSKNSRAGDRRG; this is translated from the coding sequence ATGAGAGAGACTCGGGCTACTCCGAGGGCCCTCTACGTGGCGATAGAGGGCATAGACGGGGCTGGAAAGACTACGGTAGCCGTAGAGGTCTATAATAGGCTGGTCCTCTCGGGCGTGCGCTGCGCGCTCGTTAGCGAGCCCTACACGGATATCGTGACCCGCGTCTTCGAGCTGCTAGGTCGGTTGGATCCGTTGACCGAGGCTTATCTATTCGCCGCGGACCGCGTGGCTCTACATAGAGGTCCATTGAAGCGCTTGTTGGAGTCCCGGGAGGTCGTCTTAAGTGATAGGAGCTATGTCGCATCTCTCGCTTATCAAGTGGTACGCGGCGTACCTGAGGAGCTCGTGGAGAGCCTCAATACTCCCTGCTCGATTCCTGATCGCGTGTATCTACTTGATGTTCCAGTCGACGTGGCTCTCTCTAGGCTCGCATCTAGGCCGGTTGACGAGAGCCGAAAGAGGTTGCCCTATCTTGAGTCGCCTAAGACGCTCGAGGAGGTTCGGAAGAGGTATTTGGAGCTCGCTCTGCGCGGGATATTCGAGGCTATCGTGATAGACGCGACGAGGCCCGTGGAGATGGTCGCCAACGAGATAGCGACAGACATCGTTAAAACCCTGCGCTCGAAGAACTCACGTGCCGGGGATCGTCGAGGTTAA
- a CDS encoding M20 family metallopeptidase translates to MISESLRKEALSLLLDLIRVPTVSPFGEGYEEAIKILREFLDRYSVGTEIIRVPTDYQSHRCAHVSSKPRYILRGFVDEGGRLWLQLNGHYDVVPGGSGWTKTSPFEPLVEGDRVYGRGSTDMKGGIVSMALALVLYAESARKADCRLDAVFVPDEEVGGECGTGYYVETLKARKPDYVIIAEPSSPKYIYIGHRGVLWARVKVRGKSAHASVPWLGVNAFLDAAKLALWLEENYVATIASVRSSYEYDVPNAGTPTAMIGGEAGVPGGKVNQVPGEAYFTIDRRLIVEEKTEDVAAELRAAVATGSKRLGLNGDRVELEIVSVAAPALVPRGNPLSLALIDEAEKKGLPRPREAISAGGLDSRYYVEKGILTVAYGPGVHKLSHSPDEYVNFEEVLKFSEIYASLPAKLSGS, encoded by the coding sequence GTGATAAGCGAAAGCCTCAGGAAAGAAGCGCTGAGCCTCCTTCTCGACCTCATCAGGGTGCCGACCGTTTCGCCGTTCGGCGAGGGCTATGAGGAAGCGATCAAAATACTACGGGAATTCCTCGATAGGTACTCAGTTGGTACCGAGATAATAAGAGTCCCCACCGACTATCAATCGCATCGCTGTGCCCACGTGAGCTCCAAGCCCAGGTATATTCTCCGCGGGTTCGTTGATGAGGGTGGAAGACTTTGGCTGCAGCTCAATGGTCACTACGATGTTGTACCAGGTGGCTCAGGTTGGACCAAGACCAGTCCTTTTGAGCCTCTCGTCGAGGGCGACAGGGTCTACGGCCGTGGTTCAACCGACATGAAGGGGGGGATAGTCTCCATGGCGCTCGCGCTGGTTTTGTACGCCGAAAGCGCGAGAAAAGCCGACTGCAGATTAGATGCCGTCTTCGTTCCCGACGAAGAAGTGGGAGGAGAATGTGGCACTGGCTACTACGTTGAGACGCTAAAGGCTAGGAAGCCGGACTACGTGATAATCGCGGAGCCTAGCAGCCCAAAATATATTTACATAGGTCACCGGGGCGTGCTCTGGGCTCGCGTCAAGGTGAGGGGCAAAAGCGCTCACGCATCGGTGCCTTGGCTTGGCGTCAACGCGTTCCTTGATGCAGCTAAGCTCGCCCTCTGGTTAGAAGAGAATTATGTTGCCACGATAGCATCGGTAAGGAGCTCGTACGAGTACGATGTACCAAACGCGGGGACTCCTACGGCTATGATAGGAGGAGAGGCTGGAGTTCCCGGTGGAAAGGTTAACCAGGTGCCCGGAGAGGCGTACTTCACCATCGATAGGAGACTTATAGTCGAAGAGAAGACCGAGGACGTCGCCGCCGAGCTCAGAGCGGCGGTAGCGACCGGCTCAAAGAGGCTCGGATTGAATGGCGATAGAGTAGAGCTGGAGATAGTCTCAGTGGCGGCTCCAGCGCTCGTACCGCGGGGCAACCCTCTATCGTTAGCGCTGATAGATGAGGCTGAGAAGAAAGGATTACCTAGGCCGAGAGAGGCGATCAGCGCCGGGGGGCTGGACTCGAGATATTATGTTGAGAAGGGGATACTCACCGTCGCCTATGGGCCGGGCGTGCATAAGCTCTCGCACTCGCCCGACGAATACGTGAACTTCGAGGAAGTGCTGAAGTTCTCCGAGATTTACGCTAGCCTGCCGGCCAAGCTCTCAGGATCGTGA
- a CDS encoding NAD+ synthase has protein sequence MEKRLNSSAVLRELIGSINYRLAIEEITSCLKGYVDSSGSSGLVIGLSGGLDSSVAAALAVRAVGPEHVTALIMPEKESPIGDVEDALEVARSLRLNYLVLNITGLVEETLKLFGKTYETSEDKARGNVKARLRMVCLYYYANANNYLVVATSNRSEFLLGYFTKWGDGSGDIYPLLSLYKSQVRQLGRVLGLPHRVLDKPSSPALWPGQTAQQELGLSYDVIDAALYLLVDKQMSIGEVSALLGLEEGEVSRLWRRVLESEHKRSPLKSCPLSFSRVLTEVD, from the coding sequence GTGGAAAAGAGGCTCAATTCGTCGGCGGTCCTTCGGGAGTTAATTGGTTCGATCAACTACAGACTAGCGATTGAGGAGATAACGTCGTGTCTCAAAGGCTACGTCGATTCCTCGGGCTCGTCCGGGCTCGTGATCGGCTTGAGCGGCGGACTCGATAGTAGTGTGGCAGCCGCGCTCGCAGTCCGAGCCGTCGGGCCGGAGCACGTGACCGCTCTCATAATGCCCGAGAAGGAGAGCCCAATCGGTGACGTCGAAGATGCTCTCGAAGTAGCGAGGAGTCTGCGTCTCAATTATCTCGTGCTAAATATAACAGGCCTCGTGGAGGAAACCCTCAAACTCTTCGGTAAAACCTACGAGACTTCGGAAGATAAAGCGAGGGGAAACGTGAAGGCCAGGCTGAGGATGGTCTGTCTCTACTATTACGCGAACGCCAACAACTATCTCGTGGTGGCTACGAGCAATAGAAGCGAGTTCCTTCTAGGCTATTTCACGAAGTGGGGCGATGGAAGCGGCGACATTTATCCTCTGCTCTCGCTCTACAAGTCTCAAGTAAGGCAGCTGGGCAGAGTTCTAGGCCTCCCTCATCGAGTGCTCGACAAGCCGAGTTCCCCGGCTCTGTGGCCGGGGCAGACAGCTCAACAGGAGCTGGGCCTATCTTATGACGTTATAGATGCAGCCCTGTACTTGCTCGTCGATAAGCAGATGTCGATTGGAGAGGTCTCGGCACTTCTCGGTCTAGAGGAGGGCGAAGTCTCTAGACTCTGGAGGAGAGTGCTAGAGAGCGAACATAAGAGGAGCCCGCTCAAGAGCTGCCCCCTTTCGTTCTCTAGAGTCCTCACCGAGGTCGACTGA
- a CDS encoding TatD family hydrolase, translating to MTSLFADAHCHSNPASGLGAASIARKFKSVGGWFIALVSLPSWYYGLNSIEALRSYARVAETHLNECNRARESGVEVACFVGLHPAEIDRALESANSYGQVIELCENAVKLIFKLCERGVIDGVGEIGRQHYKARPENIIIAQKLLERALELARDSGCKVQLHLENIKGFTAQDLSGLISRLNVSMDLILVHHASPTLSLELSSRGIWSTVPATREAIARLAESGGALVMPESDFLDDPRRPGAVLEPWAMAENFRSLREQSSITDEMLYKLNVDNIVRFFGVKPP from the coding sequence ATGACCTCTCTCTTTGCTGATGCACATTGTCACTCTAACCCGGCCTCGGGTCTAGGAGCCGCGAGTATAGCTAGAAAATTTAAGTCGGTCGGCGGATGGTTTATCGCTCTAGTTTCTCTACCCTCGTGGTACTATGGGCTTAACTCCATCGAAGCTCTCCGGAGCTACGCCAGGGTAGCGGAAACGCACTTGAACGAGTGTAATAGAGCTCGAGAGAGCGGAGTCGAGGTGGCATGTTTCGTCGGCCTCCATCCGGCTGAGATAGACCGAGCCTTAGAATCTGCTAACTCATATGGGCAAGTCATTGAGCTCTGTGAGAACGCGGTGAAGCTGATCTTCAAGTTGTGTGAAAGGGGGGTTATAGATGGTGTTGGCGAAATTGGGCGACAACACTACAAGGCTCGCCCCGAAAATATAATCATAGCTCAGAAGCTCCTGGAGCGAGCTCTAGAGCTTGCCAGAGATAGTGGCTGTAAAGTTCAGCTCCACCTCGAGAACATCAAGGGGTTCACAGCTCAAGATCTAAGCGGTCTAATAAGTAGATTAAATGTGTCCATGGATCTCATTTTAGTGCACCACGCTAGCCCGACTCTCTCGTTGGAGTTGAGTAGTCGAGGCATATGGTCTACCGTCCCGGCTACACGTGAGGCTATAGCGCGGCTCGCCGAGAGCGGAGGAGCGCTAGTCATGCCGGAGAGCGATTTCCTCGATGACCCGAGAAGACCGGGTGCAGTTTTAGAGCCGTGGGCTATGGCCGAGAATTTCCGCTCGCTGCGTGAGCAGAGCTCCATCACGGATGAGATGCTGTACAAACTAAACGTGGACAATATCGTGAGATTTTTCGGCGTAAAACCTCCATGA
- a CDS encoding Xaa-Pro peptidase family protein, whose protein sequence is MSEQWRIPGSTKLSELFVEGEMDLILIFGEANVFYFTGYRGPGFLAYEPETETRRLYVPPLEYWRAENSAKRSGTEVVAYGKMLSAVKLRDLELFEPKDHRELISSLIEKRRRIGATLSHVSGELRELLGERAENIDHLVKRARAVKSREEIELIRISAEKTEKILAEVLSEIGSSTTIGELKGSILYKMWKDDLEGSAFDPIIAVEPVSAYPHAPTTSSERVMGHKILLIDLGGIYRGYCADITRTILLSRKPTEFRRMLEVLAQTVEEVVAEIRAGMPAREADILARRMLARFGMEELFVHGLGHGIGVEVHEHPSLSPVSEDVLEENMVITVEPGVYRRGEYGLRLENMVQIGQEGSRQLNRLELLLEL, encoded by the coding sequence ATGAGCGAACAATGGAGAATCCCAGGCTCGACGAAGCTCAGCGAGCTGTTCGTAGAAGGGGAAATGGACCTGATTCTGATATTCGGAGAGGCGAATGTGTTTTACTTTACCGGCTACCGAGGCCCAGGCTTCCTCGCGTACGAGCCGGAGACCGAGACGCGCAGACTCTACGTCCCTCCTCTCGAGTACTGGAGAGCAGAGAATTCGGCGAAACGGAGCGGAACGGAGGTGGTCGCTTACGGTAAGATGCTATCTGCTGTCAAGCTACGAGACCTGGAGCTTTTCGAGCCCAAAGACCACAGAGAGCTCATCTCGAGCTTGATTGAAAAGCGCCGACGGATTGGCGCAACGTTATCGCACGTTAGCGGCGAGCTCCGAGAACTGTTAGGTGAGAGAGCCGAGAACATCGACCATCTAGTGAAAAGAGCCAGAGCCGTCAAGTCACGAGAGGAAATAGAGCTGATCAGAATCTCAGCGGAGAAGACCGAGAAGATACTCGCCGAGGTCCTCAGCGAGATAGGCTCCTCCACGACAATCGGGGAGTTAAAAGGCTCGATTTTGTACAAGATGTGGAAAGACGATCTCGAGGGCTCGGCCTTTGACCCCATAATAGCAGTGGAACCCGTTTCCGCCTACCCTCACGCGCCGACCACGTCGAGCGAGCGAGTAATGGGTCACAAGATCCTCCTCATCGATCTCGGCGGAATATATAGAGGCTATTGTGCTGATATTACGAGAACCATCTTGCTGAGTAGAAAACCCACCGAGTTCCGCCGAATGTTAGAAGTACTAGCACAAACAGTAGAAGAAGTCGTTGCCGAGATCCGAGCTGGGATGCCAGCAAGAGAGGCAGACATCTTAGCCAGACGAATGTTGGCTAGGTTTGGAATGGAGGAACTATTCGTCCACGGCTTAGGCCACGGCATCGGAGTCGAGGTACACGAGCATCCTTCGCTTTCGCCTGTCAGCGAAGATGTCCTCGAAGAAAACATGGTAATAACGGTGGAGCCCGGCGTATACCGTCGAGGCGAGTACGGGCTCAGATTAGAGAATATGGTTCAAATTGGACAAGAAGGCTCTCGCCAGCTCAACAGATTAGAATTACTCCTAGAACTCTAA